tgggtaattgatcctttggatcggtttagctcaaacacttatTCTTAAAGTGATCCTGTACTTGTTCATTGTTCTTGAATATCTAGGACGATCCTGAACTACTcttgggacgatcttgatggCTTGTCCTATAGAACGATCTTGAGCCATCAACCCTTGAAACGATCCTAGCTTGAAACCTAAAATGATCTTGACTAAAACGATTTTGTACTTATTACTTCTGAAACGATCTTGCTTGGTcctgtaggacgatcttggtgtccagtgggacgatcttggagTACAAagccctaggacgatcttgttctTGGTCCAGAGGGACGATTTTGTGCCacaaaccctaggacgactttGTACACTCACAAGACAACATGTACTTGTTCTATATCATACCACACTTGATCCCTAATCACcaaaccaagttcataacatcataatcattcgattaaacatattaaAGGCTACTTATTAACATCAAAGCTAGTTCATGAATCGATCTAAAACGACGTACAtcgtgcaaaccctaattaagtacacTAAAGACttgttctatcttgattattaaagtacaagttctatgaacaactaaattgagttcttaaggctaaagttcattattagagacacgttcaactcattaacacgataagtacttatgtgtgagttctaagaagttcagttcgagtccagttcatgtacttaaagttcatttaaactcttttgagtcaaaacgttcaaagatctttaaaggaccaaatcatcagtttaTCAAGGGCATTtcagtgattaattaatcacttgACCTAATATATgaacttatttatgatcaatgatatgtacttaggctttcatcaagacgtgcttggatcttgatagatataacttatctatctctgtgcttgttctctgtgcttactactgtgcttgtaccagatcactgtgagttcactaattcccttttcgtacattttgttcaagttcttttatcggggactgaaaagcatgaaaactattttgtacttgtacgtatgttcttgaactatcctacgtactatattatgatcttgaactacttatgatatgattcttaaaagggtatttaagtcttgaatgggcaggatcttaaatacatttatactactgtactcGATCGTTatcatgttctagttcgtacatgtacttgtttggttcttgttcactgctatcaattcatatcccacagttcagggaatgaaccgtaggtaattatggacagcgctgttagggtaggcccaccctcattctccgcagttctggaggatgcatattacttgttcttgttcttgctcTTGTTCTGATCTAGACCTTATTTGACgtacttgagctatatgagcaCATCATTACATTACAGTTTAGTTTTgaccaatcgggttagcagtgacaATTTATATCTcaagttcattatatgttcttgttctgttCTTACTATTAtgaagtacttatgttcaaagtgcagaCCTCATGACTTAGTtcttattattacaaagtacattggttcaacgtacaaaacttatgatcttgttcttgtGATCcagttcttattatacatatatacttatatgtaaGCTAaacgtactttatgtgaatctcaccaactacttttgtagttgaccttttgaacttacatgcttttcaggctaggctaagTAGACCTtgttagcataggagtcttcctttctaagctcatccttatggcgattgttcgagcgtacAAGATCTAGAGCTGTGAAGACTTTCCTTGCTATTTCAGTTCAAGTTCTGGTTCTTAAAGACAATTGTTTTGTCTTATGATTATTGACTATTTTGAGTACGTctcatgttctgtaataactatcgtaCTTGTGTTCTTTgttaatgttattggctgtgttggaacttggactgtgtgcaattgtgcttatctatGCAtaccgtatattccgctttagcggggtgttacaaaaggGTCCtgcactaagcggatcttaaatagcatttctcaccataccacctccttaATTGAAAAATACCATTgaggagaacctaccaaggctcgaactcgagaccttgtaGTAAACTCCCCTGGGGCCCCACATAGCAAGTTTAGTGAAAACTGGGGTTTAACCCAGTGGTTTTTAATACAAGTATACTAAGATCGATAAAACAATCCTTTTTAAAGATTCaatcctttttttaattaattatcgtGCATTAGTTGTATCGTGATTTAATGGtcaatatcttattttatttattttaccttaATAATGTTATTACAATAGTTAATCTCATCATTATATACACATTTGTTCGATGCCAAATTTTACCATTATTTTTATGatagaaatttaaaatgtaATTGTGTGAAAAAATATCATGGTgtattatagttaaaataaaatatgaaaatgcgGCTGTATAGTTAATTTAACATGTGTGTTATCAAAAGTGAATTTTATTTAGAGCAAACTAAGATAATATTAAAGGTATCTAAATCACGTGAATATTCAGTAAAAGTATTTTATCGGCATCATAACTCTTACATGTTGAGATGATAAAATCCGATGTGAATCCAAGAACATATGTCCCCGTCGATCCCTCTTTTCCTATTTACTAATTTTGTAAATTCACATAAGGATCTAATGATCTGAAATATAACTTTAAGTAAAAATTCAATATTTGATCataatatataatctataatcctttatacaataataattatcaactCCCCTATTTTTAGAAAGTGCTGAAAATGGTTAGATGCAGaagtactaaattacccttaataaatacccattatgaaaagttttttttattaattaccaaatttgtccttaatgaTTTAATTTACACTGTAAACCATTATTTAACgctatcttctaaaatatttaattatcacctttacatcaacctacaccacttgacaccgccatcACAATACtaccgtcaccgacaccactaaatcTTAGTacccaccgccgccgccgcattacgcgggcaCTATGTTAGTCTAATTaatatagattaattaattcataCACCATTAAACACTATTCTTATCTATCGTTTTTTTACACCGAACATATACAACTTGATGCAAGATAGTGAATTGATCATATATCCTACATAGTTcgaatcaatatattttatatatatataaaaccattGTTATTAGTACAAAATTAATAAGGTAGAGTTGaaatataaaatgtacaaaatattattaaaaaatttaatcaagTATGCTATTGTTATTAGATCATATTTTGTTcttcaaaattaaaacataaaaaaattatttttatccatATTTATTGTGATGATGATCTGTAACATAATAGAAAGATTGTTATGAAATTGTAATATATTCGAAAGACTTAATTATATAAGATTTTGTCGGATatgaaataataattaataattaattgatCGGAAGGATATAAGTTCATATTCAACATGCATAAAAGGAAATTTAGTAAACTAATCTAATGGACagaaatcatttttatttatcatcCAACGGTTGTACcttaattaaaaagaatttaagtGGCTGGTTTATAGTTATTGAGAGATTGGTCGTTGCTATGTAACTCACAAATTCTCAACTAAAATAATGTGTCATTTTGCCAATGAAGGttagtccaactggtcagaAACATTTTCAGTTTTACTTATGGTCTTGAGTTTGATCCTAGGGATGGCAAAACTTTAGGGTTTTTCCCTctaaatacttgtaacggcttatggttaATATCTCGTTGGTgcaaggtttcaccattatatggtgaGATTTTTCTCAATATCATATACTGACTAAATgcttaggaaaaaaaaaataatgtcattttacttggaaaaaaaaaagggttaagtACCTTTTTCATCTCTGTGGTTTCCTGAATGTGCATTTTTCATCCCTCCGTTAATTTTTTGGCCAAAATCATCTCTGTGGTTTTCATTTGGTCCCTGCTTCCGTTAAGTGCCCCACGTGCGtgtcacgtgaggggtattttcgtcCAACAAATCTTCCATGTCTTTTATAAACATTCACCCACCTCTATTTTACTCATTTTGTCCTTGTGCTTTCCCCAaattaatcaaatcaaatcaaccTTTGATTTCACCATGGAGTCGATGGAGTTTGGGGAAAGCACAAAGACGAAATGGGATAAATAGAGGTGAGTGAATGTTTATAAAAGACACCAaatgtgacaaccgtcattTGAATGTATTTTTCCAAAGTACTTTTTCGGTCGTTTTAGTTTGTTCCGTTTATGTATGTCAttagactttaagactttattgaTGAAATAAGTGGACTTATATTTTATTCGGACTTTATAATCATTTAGAATTTAGAAAAATTGTGCATGGACTCAGGTTTTCTTAAATTGTTAGATCAAACCATTTTAATAGAAAGTCAAAGGATGAGACTAGGGAACTTATGAcctaacaaaaccctaaaatcttcCCACCTCTCCCTCATTTCTCACAAACCCTTTCTCCCTCCTCCCTCTTTCTCTTTATGGCCGCCCCCTTCTCTCTTTTTCCTCTCTAAAATCCGGCTGCCACTATCCACCACCGTAAACTGCCGCCGAACCACCATAAACCACCACGAAATcttcatcttttcttcttttcttttagatTTGGAGCAAGTTATGTTGAATACATGTTTGTTCTTCTTCAAATCTCgaatttttaactatatatatatattttttccggctatggttttatataaatatttagattcgaaaatatcacatatatttatatctaaatcGGATATGAGTAAGTGTATATGTATTTGGATCCGAAAGCTTTacaaaattatgtatataaatcGGTTTCTTCCTCCTCTTCCTTTCTAAAATTCAAAGTTTTcgtattttatatgtatatttggttatatatatacatatatatatgtatagatccGATTACTTGACCAAAAACACATATACTTCGTGTATGTATGTTTAGATCCGAAAAGAAAGGTGCGAAATCCTTTGAAATCCGTGAATAAATCCGAAAACCCCATTGAATCCATGAAGCTTGAACCGAAATCTATATGGATCCGGAAACAATGAGTCCGAAATCCTCTAAAATTCGAAACCTTTAGATTCGAAATCTTCATATTGATGGTTGGTTCTTGTTCTTGTACTTTTAGATCcgaaaatgtttatatatatgggttGTTTTGGTTGTTATTGATTAGATTTACTTAGATCTTGAATTGAAAATCATGATTTTGAATATAAGGTTGTGTTAGTGTTTGAATATAATTTTGATGGGTCATTTTCTAGCCGGTCAATGCCGGTCAACGGTAGTCAAATGGCAGATTTATATTTTGTCTATTTTGgtctttttaacaaaaattagggtttgattCAATTTGGACTTGGTAGTCAAAATTAATTAAGGATTttgaaaaagtcaaaattagggttttctagtaaaaattaaatttttgtcaAAGTCAAATTTGAGACTTTCTTggtcaaaatcagatttggatTTTTGTCAATTAGAGTCATGTTATAATCCATTCAAAGTTGTTGACTATATAAGTTATACGACATTCCGaacttaatattaataatatggGCATATGACTAAATAtaacaatatgtatatatatatatataatatatatatatatataaacttgacGACGATATAAGTTATACGACATTCcgaacttaatatatatttgtaatgaCGTTTCATACGAAGACTTGAagggatataaacaataaaacgtgACATCGGAGTTAATATGGACATTAGACCTAAGGTAGGAGGGAGTGGGACTTGGGTAAAGGGTCGGGTATGTGTAACCCGATCGGCTACACCATTCCTTTCGTTCGGGTAAGAATCGAGTATCAAGAATCGGGTATCAAATCGGGCTAACTAACCGATGTTGGGTAAGAACTTCCAACGTTCGAAATTGGTGggtccccccccccctcctcAATGGCTCGTTTGAccgagatttaaaaaaaaaaaagttttttttcccTCCTATATGCATCACCACCTTCACCACCATTTAtgcttcttttatatatatatatatatatatacacacacatatacatacacctaTATCCATCACCACCTTCACCACCATTTCTACTTCTTCCACTACCCACCATGGAACCACGACGAGGTAACAAACGAAACCCACCACTGAATCGTCATCAACCACCATCATCGAATcatcaacaaccaccaccaccgaaTTGGCAACCACCATCGAATcatcaacaaccaccaccaccgagTTGGAAACCACCACCCAATCGGTACtatacaccaccaccaccatccaccCACTTCTCCCAGACACACCAACAATACTATACACCACAACCTGCTAGTCCAGCCTACAGCTACAACATGGGTCCATCGCCAATGGTCGAACCACACCACATTGAGCTTGCACAATCAAGCGACTTTGGTGCGTTTGATGATCTCGCCAGTGACGACGTTGTACCTGAAACGCCAAATCCAACTCCATCCGCAACTCCAACCGGTTTGAATATACACTTtgaatacacacacacacacacacacacacatatatatatgtaatatatacaCTGTTAATATAGATATCTATATACGTAATATATAAACTGTTTTGTAGAAGAAAACGACGACGAGGAGGTTGTAGAATGTGATGCTCGTGGGAAGAAAAAGTTTGCCGGGAGGAAGCCGCGTGAAGTATGGACGGAAGAACAAGAGGTGGCGTTGGCTCAAGCATGGATTCAAATCTCGGAGTGTAAGAAATTTGGGAACGAACAAAAGGCGGAAGGGTTTTGGAAGCGAGTTCTTCAACACTATGCTAGTACCTTGTGTTCGACTAATCGAACCTTTCATAGCTTGACTACCAAGTGGAAGGTGATGAATGCGGAGATGGGTAATTTCAACGGGTTGTGGATTCAAGCGGTAAAAATATGAACCATAATTATGTTTTCGAGCAATGTTTCTGTTTTGTACCATGATTTATGTATGCGtttggtatatatatgttttcgaGCAATGTTTCTGTAATGTGATATATGTATGCGTTtggtatatatagtttatttttctgttttgtgTTTATGTAGTTTCGTGCAAAGGGAAGTGGATGCAATGACTTGGATATTACGACGACCGCTTTGTCCGATTACTATACCAAAATGGACAAGCATTTTACGCATATACCGGCGTGGAAAGCGGTGAAAGATCATGACAAGTGGAAGCACCAAGAATGTTTCTCTAATATTGTAGGAATGGGAATCCCGACGTCTAGTGGATCTTCAAAGAGAAAGTCATCGGATTTTGAAGAGGCAAGCAACGACAATGTACTACCCGACATGAATGAAGACCCTTGCCCGCCCCTGCCGCCaagaaagatgaaaaagaaGCAAGTTGCATTATCCTCAAGCTCGGCGACAAGTGTGGCCGATGAACTCACGAACTACGCACAAAGGAGGACGCAGTATATGGAGATTAAGGAGGAGAAGGAAGATTTGGCGAAGCGTTTGATGGCTACACAACTCGAGGGGGAATGTTCAAGAACCGCCAACGTGAATGGAAGGTGTTTAAGGAGCTGCATGATGACATTG
The Erigeron canadensis isolate Cc75 chromosome 2, C_canadensis_v1, whole genome shotgun sequence DNA segment above includes these coding regions:
- the LOC122590158 gene encoding uncharacterized protein LOC122590158; protein product: MGPSPMVEPHHIELAQSSDFGAFDDLASDDVVPETPNPTPSATPTEENDDEEVVECDARGKKKFAGRKPREVWTEEQEVALAQAWIQISECKKFGNEQKAEGFWKRVLQHYASTLCSTNRTFHSLTTKWKVMNAEMGNFNGLWIQAFRAKGSGCNDLDITTTALSDYYTKMDKHFTHIPAWKAVKDHDKWKHQECFSNIVGMGIPTSSGSSKRKSSDFEEASNDNVLPDMNEDPCPPLPPRKMKKKQVALSSSSATSVADELTNYAQRRTQYMEIKEEKEDLAKRLMATQLEGECSRTANVNGRCLRSCMMTLLIPSCWNVF